The proteins below are encoded in one region of Pseudonocardia sp. DSM 110487:
- a CDS encoding MarR family winged helix-turn-helix transcriptional regulator, with translation MAQAGPVRSTPLDEQLCFALYAASRAMTSCYRPLLDALDLTYPQYLVLLVLWERGESTVTGIGKALQLETGTLSPLLKRLEGAGLITRTRQAGDERSVRVSLTAAGREMEARVAEAQVNVGAATGLSRAEIGELRATLHLLSDRLRAAAGPS, from the coding sequence ATGGCGCAGGCGGGACCGGTGCGGTCGACCCCACTCGACGAGCAGCTCTGTTTCGCCCTCTACGCCGCGTCCAGGGCGATGACGAGCTGCTACCGGCCCCTGCTCGACGCCCTCGACCTCACCTACCCCCAGTACCTGGTGCTGCTCGTGCTGTGGGAGCGGGGCGAGTCGACCGTCACCGGGATCGGGAAAGCCCTGCAGCTGGAGACGGGAACGCTCTCGCCGCTGTTGAAGCGGCTGGAGGGCGCAGGGTTGATCACCCGCACCCGCCAGGCGGGGGACGAGCGCTCGGTGCGCGTCTCGCTCACCGCTGCCGGTCGCGAGATGGAGGCGCGCGTCGCGGAGGCGCAGGTGAACGTCGGTGCCGCCACCGGCCTGAGCCGTGCCGAGATCGGGGAGCTGCGCGCGACGCTCCACCTGCTGTCCGACCGGCTCCGCGCGGCGGCCGGGCCGAGCTGA
- a CDS encoding VOC family protein, whose product MGTLGDVVFDCRHPASLARFWAAALDGYRVAAYDDAELARLSAMGVDDPEDDPSVLVEPVAGNGPRLWFTRVPEPKIVKNRVHLDLRAPDVAAEADRLVGLGARELGKVQDWVVLADPEGGEFCVHPARAT is encoded by the coding sequence ATGGGCACGCTCGGCGACGTGGTGTTCGACTGCCGGCATCCGGCATCGCTCGCGCGGTTCTGGGCGGCCGCGCTGGACGGCTACCGGGTCGCCGCGTACGACGACGCGGAACTCGCGCGGCTGAGCGCGATGGGCGTCGACGACCCGGAGGACGATCCGTCGGTGCTCGTCGAGCCCGTCGCGGGCAACGGCCCACGGTTGTGGTTCACGCGGGTCCCGGAGCCGAAGATCGTGAAGAACCGGGTCCACCTGGACCTGCGGGCCCCCGACGTCGCGGCCGAGGCGGACCGGCTCGTCGGCCTCGGCGCGCGGGAGCTCGGCAAGGTCCAGGACTGGGTAGTGCTAGCCGACCCCGAGGGCGGCGAGTTCTGCGTCCATCCGGCGCGCGCTACCTGA
- a CDS encoding GntR family transcriptional regulator translates to MTAATLDRLAVEPLWAQLLADLRRRLDQDEFATSFPGELALVAEYGVSRHTVREAVRRLREEGLVIAGRGRTPRRAEPAEFEQPLGEIFSLFSAVEAAGKVQRSVVRTLDVRADGVVAARLGLEESTPLVHLERLRLADSEPLAVDRVWLPERLAAPLLDVDFGRIALYTVYASRCGVHVTGGSERVRAVVPGPGERELLAIPDGVAAFAIDRLGCAGDRPVEWRQTLVRADRFSVTARFSAREGYQMDISA, encoded by the coding sequence ATGACCGCCGCCACCCTTGACCGTCTGGCCGTCGAGCCGTTGTGGGCGCAGCTGCTCGCCGACCTGCGGCGACGGCTCGACCAGGACGAGTTCGCCACCAGCTTCCCCGGTGAGCTGGCCCTCGTCGCCGAATACGGCGTGAGCCGCCATACCGTCCGCGAGGCGGTGCGCAGGCTCCGCGAGGAGGGGCTGGTGATCGCCGGCAGGGGGCGCACACCACGCCGCGCCGAGCCTGCCGAGTTCGAGCAGCCGCTCGGGGAGATCTTCAGCTTGTTCTCCGCCGTCGAAGCGGCCGGGAAGGTCCAGCGCAGCGTCGTGCGCACCCTCGATGTGCGCGCCGACGGCGTGGTGGCCGCACGGCTCGGCCTCGAGGAGTCCACGCCGCTGGTCCACCTGGAGCGGTTGCGCCTCGCCGACTCAGAGCCGCTCGCCGTCGACCGGGTCTGGCTGCCGGAGCGGCTGGCCGCCCCGCTGCTCGACGTCGACTTCGGGCGCATCGCGCTCTACACCGTCTACGCGTCGCGCTGCGGCGTGCACGTCACCGGTGGGAGCGAGCGGGTGCGGGCCGTGGTGCCAGGGCCCGGCGAGCGGGAGCTCCTCGCGATCCCGGACGGCGTCGCCGCCTTCGCGATCGACCGGCTGGGCTGCGCGGGGGACCGGCCCGTTGAGTGGCGCCAGACCCTGGTGCGCGCCGACCGGTTCAGCGTCACGGCACGCTTCTCGGCCCGTGAGGGCTACCAGATGGACATCTCCGCATAG
- a CDS encoding TetR/AcrR family transcriptional regulator produces MAKRQARFTPQELEDDPRLQDHSPELWGDEFGDVPRRLLTSAVRCFAANGFHATTTRDIAAGVGLSPAALYVHFPSKELVLHEIVRIGHERALANVQGPEIDSVSGAAERLRLLVARYTAWHARHHVAARVCQYELNALAPDHYDEIRELRHRTNEVFRATVARGVTDGTFAPVDVNRVVRAMLSLGIDLVRWYRLDGTDSPEQLGQFYAGLALKMVLGAAPDGHSDTSSAHVTAAAQAIR; encoded by the coding sequence ATGGCGAAACGGCAAGCCCGCTTCACGCCGCAGGAGCTGGAGGACGACCCCCGGCTGCAGGACCACTCGCCCGAGCTGTGGGGCGACGAGTTCGGGGACGTCCCCCGTCGGCTGCTGACGTCGGCGGTCCGCTGCTTCGCCGCCAACGGTTTCCACGCGACCACCACCCGGGACATCGCCGCGGGAGTCGGGCTGAGCCCGGCCGCGCTGTACGTCCACTTCCCCTCGAAAGAGCTCGTGCTCCACGAAATCGTCCGGATCGGCCACGAGCGCGCACTCGCCAACGTGCAGGGGCCGGAGATCGACTCGGTCAGCGGGGCGGCGGAGCGACTGCGCCTCCTCGTCGCCAGGTACACGGCCTGGCACGCTCGTCACCACGTCGCGGCCCGCGTCTGCCAGTACGAGCTCAACGCACTGGCCCCCGATCACTACGACGAGATCCGCGAGCTGCGGCACCGCACCAACGAGGTCTTCCGCGCCACCGTCGCCCGCGGCGTCACCGACGGAACGTTCGCGCCGGTGGACGTCAACCGGGTGGTTCGCGCGATGCTCTCGCTCGGGATAGACCTGGTCCGCTGGTATCGACTGGACGGGACGGACTCACCCGAGCAGCTCGGCCAGTTCTACGCCGGTCTCGCCCTGAAGATGGTGCTCGGCGCGGCGCCGGACGGGCACTCCGATACCTCGTCCGCCCATGTCACCGCCGCCGCTCAGGCGATCAGGTAG
- a CDS encoding LLM class flavin-dependent oxidoreductase, producing the protein MEGPVEVSCAFPTALDSPDNIAMAERLGYARAWVYDTPQQSPDVWMTLAMAAERTERIGLGPGVLVPSLRHPMVNAAATATLAALAPGRVAVSFGTGFSGRRAMGYRAITWAYMESYIRAYRGLLRGEVVEWEGAQMQMLHPDGHAPARPVDVPVLIGALGPRGHEVARELGDGLYATLQLPEFMSKYSWVPYLVWGTVLDEGEASDSDHARIAGGPGWALAYHGSFEFGGSEAVLGLPGGAEWMEVVEKTPQEQRHLAVHAGHCVHLNEADQAAWDVGGHAMLQDVTISGTRDQVRRRLDELASHGVTEIVFQPCGPDTRGELERFLEAAAS; encoded by the coding sequence ATGGAGGGCCCCGTGGAGGTGTCCTGCGCTTTCCCGACCGCCCTGGACTCCCCGGACAACATCGCCATGGCCGAGCGCCTGGGTTACGCCAGAGCGTGGGTCTACGACACGCCGCAGCAGAGCCCGGACGTGTGGATGACCCTCGCCATGGCCGCTGAGCGAACGGAGCGGATCGGACTCGGCCCTGGCGTTCTGGTCCCGAGCCTGCGCCACCCGATGGTGAACGCCGCCGCGACCGCCACCCTCGCCGCCCTCGCCCCTGGCCGGGTCGCGGTCTCCTTCGGCACGGGCTTCAGCGGGCGCCGAGCCATGGGGTACCGCGCGATCACGTGGGCGTACATGGAGTCCTACATCCGGGCGTACCGGGGGTTGCTCCGAGGCGAGGTCGTCGAGTGGGAGGGCGCGCAGATGCAGATGCTGCATCCCGACGGACACGCTCCCGCCCGGCCCGTCGACGTACCCGTTCTCATCGGCGCGCTCGGGCCGAGGGGGCACGAGGTCGCCAGGGAACTCGGTGACGGGCTCTACGCGACGCTGCAGCTCCCGGAGTTCATGAGCAAGTACTCGTGGGTGCCCTACCTGGTCTGGGGCACGGTGCTCGACGAGGGGGAGGCATCGGACTCCGACCACGCCCGGATCGCCGGCGGGCCCGGCTGGGCCCTGGCCTACCACGGCTCCTTCGAGTTCGGCGGCTCCGAGGCCGTGCTCGGACTCCCCGGCGGCGCGGAGTGGATGGAGGTTGTGGAGAAGACACCACAGGAACAGCGGCACCTCGCCGTCCACGCCGGTCACTGCGTCCACCTCAACGAAGCCGATCAGGCGGCGTGGGACGTGGGCGGCCACGCGATGCTCCAGGACGTGACGATCAGCGGTACCCGCGACCAGGTCCGGCGCCGCCTCGACGAGCTCGCCTCCCACGGCGTCACCGAGATCGTGTTCCAGCCCTGCGGACCCGACACCCGCGGCGAGCTCGAGAGGTTCCTCGAAGCGGCGGCCTCCTGA
- a CDS encoding MFS transporter — protein MHPVQPADPIRTRRVALATLIGTSIEWYDFFVYGAAAALVFGKLFFPTASPLTGTLLALSTFGVGFVARPVGGVVFAHFGDRIGRKSMLVLSVLLMGGGTFLVGLLPTAATIGVAAPILLVLLRIVQGIGLGGEWGAAAVMAVEHAPPHRRGFFGSWPQVGVPAGMLTANLALLIMSGSMSEAAFLSWGWRIPFLASIVLVVVGILIRLKVDESPVFEQAKAAGTIERLPVIAVLRKQPVNVLRAAGLRFAENSTFYIHTTFVLPYGTTVLGMERDDLLLAVIISSAVGLISLPFYGWACDRFGRRPVVLWGSLVLLLMSWPYFWALDTRSLPIIILATVVAVNIGNSAVYAPQPAYFSELFEPEVRYSGASLGAQAASVFAGGLAPVIATALLDATGGYDAIALYMSAMVMITIVTALLSPDPYGASLRRRRATAAT, from the coding sequence ATGCATCCTGTTCAGCCCGCCGACCCGATCCGCACCCGCCGCGTCGCATTGGCCACGCTGATCGGTACGTCCATCGAGTGGTACGACTTCTTCGTCTACGGCGCGGCCGCCGCGCTGGTCTTCGGCAAGCTCTTCTTCCCGACCGCGAGCCCGCTCACCGGCACCCTGCTCGCGCTGTCCACGTTCGGCGTGGGTTTCGTCGCCCGCCCGGTGGGTGGGGTGGTGTTCGCGCACTTCGGCGACCGGATCGGCCGCAAGTCGATGCTGGTGCTGTCGGTGCTCCTGATGGGGGGCGGCACGTTCCTCGTCGGGCTGCTGCCCACCGCCGCGACGATCGGGGTGGCCGCGCCGATCCTGCTGGTCCTGTTGCGCATCGTCCAGGGCATCGGGCTCGGCGGCGAATGGGGCGCGGCCGCGGTGATGGCGGTCGAGCACGCACCGCCGCACCGCCGCGGGTTCTTCGGCAGTTGGCCGCAGGTGGGTGTGCCGGCCGGCATGCTGACCGCGAACCTGGCGCTGCTGATCATGTCCGGCAGCATGTCCGAAGCGGCGTTCCTCTCCTGGGGCTGGCGGATCCCGTTCCTGGCCTCGATCGTCCTGGTCGTGGTCGGCATCCTGATCCGGCTCAAGGTCGACGAGTCGCCGGTGTTCGAACAGGCCAAGGCGGCCGGGACGATCGAGAGGCTGCCGGTAATCGCCGTGCTGCGCAAGCAGCCGGTGAACGTGCTGCGTGCGGCCGGCCTGCGGTTCGCCGAGAACAGCACCTTCTACATCCACACCACGTTCGTGCTGCCCTACGGCACCACTGTGCTCGGCATGGAACGCGACGACCTGCTGCTCGCGGTGATCATCTCGTCCGCGGTCGGGTTGATCAGCCTGCCGTTCTACGGCTGGGCCTGTGACCGGTTCGGCCGCCGGCCGGTGGTGCTCTGGGGCTCGCTGGTTCTGCTGCTGATGAGCTGGCCGTACTTCTGGGCGCTGGACACCCGGTCGCTGCCGATCATCATCCTGGCCACCGTGGTGGCGGTGAACATCGGGAACAGCGCGGTCTACGCACCGCAGCCCGCGTACTTCTCCGAGCTGTTCGAGCCCGAGGTGCGCTACAGCGGTGCGTCGCTCGGGGCGCAGGCGGCCAGTGTCTTCGCCGGCGGCCTGGCCCCGGTCATCGCGACCGCGCTGCTCGACGCCACCGGCGGATACGACGCGATCGCCCTCTACATGTCGGCCATGGTGATGATCACGATCGTCACCGCGCTGCTCTCACCCGATCCATACGGAGCGTCGCTGCGCCGCCGCCGCGCGACGGCGGCGACCTGA
- a CDS encoding SMP-30/gluconolactonase/LRE family protein — protein MGRGLPTREPAVMLDGFSYLECPRWRDGRLWVSDFYTNQVVATDGRGGTEVVAEVPGQPSGLGFLPDGRALIVSMRDHRVLVRSESGQLSEHADLSGVVTGMLNDMLVDQRGRAYVGNFGFDLMGGAALRYTTLTRVDPDGTVTTVAEDLGFPNGMVILPGGGVLVVAETFAGRLAAFDIDEDGGLRNRRVWAQFGETPQTEDVGEAVQRLQVAPDGICADAEGAIWVADALHERVIRVREGGEIVDEIPAGTGVFACMLGGDDGRTLFLCAAPSFPEHERRPVREAQLLAVRVDVPHAGLP, from the coding sequence ATGGGGCGAGGACTGCCGACAAGGGAGCCGGCGGTCATGCTGGACGGGTTCTCCTATCTGGAGTGCCCGCGGTGGCGTGACGGCCGCCTGTGGGTGTCGGACTTCTACACCAACCAGGTCGTGGCGACCGACGGCCGGGGTGGCACCGAGGTGGTGGCCGAGGTACCCGGTCAACCGTCCGGACTCGGCTTCCTGCCCGACGGGCGGGCGCTCATCGTGTCGATGCGCGACCACCGCGTCCTCGTGCGCAGCGAGTCGGGGCAGCTGAGCGAGCACGCCGACCTGTCGGGCGTCGTCACGGGGATGCTCAACGACATGCTCGTTGACCAGCGTGGACGCGCCTACGTGGGCAACTTCGGGTTCGACCTGATGGGCGGTGCCGCGCTGCGCTACACCACGCTGACCCGGGTCGACCCGGACGGGACGGTCACGACGGTGGCCGAGGACCTCGGGTTCCCCAACGGCATGGTGATCCTCCCCGGAGGTGGTGTGCTGGTCGTCGCCGAGACGTTCGCCGGGCGGCTGGCCGCCTTCGACATCGACGAGGACGGCGGGCTGCGCAATCGGCGCGTGTGGGCGCAGTTCGGTGAGACCCCGCAGACCGAGGACGTCGGCGAGGCCGTGCAGCGGCTGCAGGTCGCTCCCGACGGCATCTGCGCAGACGCCGAGGGTGCGATCTGGGTGGCCGACGCCCTCCACGAGCGCGTGATCCGGGTCCGGGAGGGCGGCGAGATCGTCGACGAGATCCCGGCCGGAACCGGGGTCTTCGCCTGCATGCTCGGCGGTGACGACGGCCGCACCCTGTTCCTGTGCGCCGCGCCCTCGTTCCCGGAGCACGAACGCCGGCCGGTCCGCGAGGCCCAGCTGCTGGCGGTCCGCGTCGACGTCCCGCACGCCGGCCTGCCCTGA